The Chloroflexota bacterium genome has a segment encoding these proteins:
- a CDS encoding type III PLP-dependent enzyme gives MPGRNLYLRETIDPILEADGTPTLVIDKKLIRGKYQEFHSQFNNAKIYYALKANPHPGVVKLLQELGCDFEISSQGELELLLQLKVPSRRIILGNPVKESAFIEQAYTRGIKQFAFDSYPEIEKLSRYAPGSRVSVRLAVPNDGSEWPLSQKFGVEAEEAAQLLVQAKKNGLKPYGITFHVGSQCTRATTWAKAIDKSRVVWESAANKGIELHLLNIGGGFPIEYTKPVPSIEEIAQVIQESLAKSFPKNMVLEIAPGRALVGEAGILAATVIAKAVRASKTWLYIDIGVFNGLMEAVGGIKYRILTKRAGRKTNLTLSGPSCDSFDVISTEMRLPELEVGDRIYIMSAGAYTTAYASQFDGFRIPTIRYTE, from the coding sequence TTGCCTGGTAGAAATCTGTATCTGCGCGAAACTATTGATCCTATTCTGGAAGCCGATGGAACACCAACTCTAGTGATAGACAAAAAACTGATTAGGGGGAAATATCAGGAATTCCATAGCCAATTCAATAACGCCAAGATTTACTATGCACTAAAAGCTAACCCGCATCCGGGCGTTGTGAAGCTCCTTCAAGAGCTTGGTTGTGACTTCGAGATTTCATCCCAGGGTGAGCTTGAATTGTTGCTGCAGTTGAAAGTCCCGTCTCGGAGAATAATATTGGGCAACCCGGTCAAAGAATCGGCTTTTATCGAACAAGCATATACCAGGGGAATAAAGCAGTTCGCCTTCGATTCATATCCAGAGATTGAAAAGCTATCAAGATATGCACCCGGCAGCAGAGTTAGCGTGCGCCTTGCCGTACCCAATGATGGAAGCGAATGGCCTTTGAGCCAGAAATTTGGAGTGGAAGCTGAAGAAGCCGCCCAACTACTGGTACAAGCCAAGAAGAACGGGCTCAAACCCTATGGCATTACCTTCCACGTTGGTTCACAATGCACCAGGGCCACTACTTGGGCAAAGGCTATTGACAAGAGCAGAGTTGTTTGGGAATCAGCCGCAAACAAGGGCATAGAGTTGCATCTGTTGAACATCGGGGGTGGCTTCCCGATTGAATATACCAAGCCCGTACCTTCAATAGAAGAAATAGCTCAGGTGATCCAGGAGTCGCTGGCCAAATCCTTCCCCAAAAACATGGTCCTGGAAATAGCACCAGGAAGGGCTCTTGTAGGAGAGGCTGGCATCCTGGCAGCTACAGTTATAGCTAAGGCTGTTCGTGCTTCAAAAACATGGCTCTATATAGATATTGGCGTATTCAACGGTCTTATGGAGGCTGTGGGTGGCATTAAGTACCGTATCTTGACAAAAAGAGCAGGCCGAAAGACCAATCTGACATTGTCCGGGCCATCCTGTGACAGCTTTGACGTTATTTCGACTGAAATGAGACTCCCGGAACTAGAGGTGGGGGATAGAATATACATCATGTCAGCCGGTGCTTATACCACAGCTTATGCATCCCAGTTTGACGGCTTCCGTATCCCCACGATCCGCTATACAGAATAG
- a CDS encoding alpha/beta hydrolase, which produces MGIEPFSLTVDGISIVGELHLPEEGGPSPALCICHGIPSGKPADPADRGYPHLAEQFCASGFITAIFNFRGTGTSGGNFDMMGWGRDLETVLDFLYSHSKVDRSRLCLMGFSGGAAASAYVAAHDHRVARTVLCACPAEFRRLISPQRSDFSIDHFRQIGLIRDGNFPHSLEYWLNNFREITPIKWIDQISPRPVLILQGENDDLVEASQAWRLYEKAKEPKLIAIIVGAGHKLRLSDKAMHVALEWLLET; this is translated from the coding sequence ATGGGAATAGAGCCATTCTCCCTCACAGTCGATGGAATCAGCATTGTGGGGGAATTGCATCTTCCCGAAGAAGGAGGCCCCTCCCCCGCTCTCTGCATCTGTCACGGTATACCCTCTGGCAAACCAGCAGATCCTGCCGATAGGGGCTATCCTCATCTGGCAGAGCAGTTCTGCGCTAGTGGCTTCATCACTGCCATATTCAACTTCAGAGGGACCGGAACAAGTGGAGGAAACTTCGACATGATGGGCTGGGGGAGAGACCTCGAGACCGTCCTCGACTTCCTGTACTCTCATTCCAAGGTGGACAGATCCCGCCTTTGCCTCATGGGCTTCAGCGGTGGGGCAGCAGCCTCAGCCTATGTGGCAGCCCATGATCACAGAGTAGCCAGGACAGTCCTCTGTGCTTGCCCTGCTGAATTCAGAAGACTTATCAGTCCTCAGAGAAGCGATTTCTCTATTGACCACTTCCGACAAATCGGACTCATCAGAGATGGGAATTTCCCCCACTCTCTGGAATACTGGCTGAACAACTTCAGAGAGATTACCCCCATTAAGTGGATCGATCAGATTTCTCCCAGGCCTGTATTGATATTGCAGGGCGAAAATGACGACCTTGTCGAAGCTAGTCAAGCCTGGCGCCTTTATGAAAAAGCAAAAGAACCCAAACTAATAGCCATAATTGTAGGGGCAGGGCACAAGCTGCGGCTGAGTGATAAGGCTATGCATGTTGCTCTCGAGTGGCTACTAGAAACGTGA
- a CDS encoding DUF503 domain-containing protein: MASKQMRLQRSRPDTIALPDSAIVQLLQRQELFSMNLGVCRIKIRLPENQSLKDKRKVLKSVISRVRNSYNVAIAEVDDQDTWQLATLGIACVSNDAQQNNKVLSKVVDFISQSRLDMEILDYEIEIIPFP; this comes from the coding sequence ATGGCATCAAAGCAGATGCGACTCCAAAGAAGCCGGCCGGATACAATTGCACTCCCCGATTCGGCTATTGTACAATTGCTTCAGCGTCAGGAATTATTCTCCATGAACTTGGGCGTGTGCAGGATAAAAATTCGCTTGCCTGAGAACCAGTCTCTCAAAGACAAGCGAAAGGTATTGAAGTCTGTCATCAGCCGCGTGAGAAATAGCTATAATGTGGCCATAGCTGAGGTTGACGACCAAGACACATGGCAACTGGCTACACTGGGAATAGCCTGCGTTAGCAACGATGCCCAGCAGAACAACAAGGTGCTGTCAAAGGTGGTTGATTTTATCAGCCAGAGCAGGCTTGATATGGAGATACTGGATTACGAGATTGAGATTATTCCCTTCCCCTGA
- the speE gene encoding polyamine aminopropyltransferase, translating into MAKVSFHENDPFAPIKYSYEVEETLCWRKTKHQDLLIFRNSYFGKVLALNGVVQLTERDEHFYHEMLAHVALHAHPHPTDVLIIGGGDGGTLREVLKHKMIQNVLLVELDLEVIEASREFLPTLSTGFADPRTQILETEGSDFLARTEEKFDLIIVDSTDPVGHSASLFTIQCFTHAFSALKADGLFVAQTESLHFHQDFVREVQLRLGKVFNLVDLYTVPIATYSGNWWTFSIASKAHNPREVLRKHRVPTKYYAEDVHRHAFLPRSLYQHLMNNGITGK; encoded by the coding sequence ATGGCCAAAGTATCCTTCCATGAGAATGACCCCTTTGCACCTATCAAGTATAGCTACGAGGTGGAGGAGACGCTTTGCTGGCGCAAGACGAAGCATCAGGACCTGCTCATCTTCAGAAACTCCTATTTCGGCAAGGTGCTGGCCCTTAATGGTGTCGTCCAACTTACCGAACGTGATGAGCACTTCTATCATGAAATGCTAGCTCACGTAGCATTACATGCCCACCCTCACCCAACTGACGTTCTGATTATCGGGGGTGGGGACGGCGGCACCCTGCGTGAAGTACTGAAGCACAAGATGATACAGAATGTTCTCCTCGTGGAATTAGACCTGGAGGTCATAGAAGCCTCCAGAGAATTTTTGCCTACTCTGTCAACTGGCTTCGCTGATCCAAGAACGCAGATTCTAGAGACAGAGGGGAGCGATTTCCTTGCCCGAACAGAGGAGAAGTTCGATCTGATTATCGTTGACTCGACAGACCCTGTCGGGCACTCCGCATCCCTCTTCACCATTCAATGCTTCACCCACGCCTTTTCTGCCTTAAAGGCGGATGGCTTGTTTGTGGCCCAGACCGAATCGCTCCACTTCCACCAGGACTTTGTCCGTGAAGTCCAGCTCAGATTGGGCAAAGTGTTCAATCTGGTAGACCTCTATACAGTCCCAATTGCCACCTATTCCGGCAATTGGTGGACTTTCTCCATTGCCTCAAAGGCACACAACCCGAGAGAAGTACTCAGGAAACACCGGGTACCCACCAAGTACTATGCAGAGGATGTCCATCGACATGCCTTCTTGCCCCGCAGCCTCTATCAACACCTGATGAACAACGGTATCACGGGCAAATAG